CTTCATGTGGCCGAAGAGCTTCTGGAACAAGGTCTATGAGCCTTTCATCCGCGCAGCCGCGGGCCTTGGCGTCTCCCCCAAGGAAGAAGACCCTGATACCTACGCCTCGCGCAACCTGCATTGCGACGTGCTGATCGTCGGTGCCGGTCCTGCCGGTATCGCCGCCGCGCGTGCGGCGGCGGTCGATGGTCTCAAGGTCGTGCTGGTCGATGAAAATGCCGAAGCCGGCGGCACGCTGCTGTCTGAACCCCAGGCGAAGATTGACGGCAAGCCCGCATGGACCTGGCTGGCGGATGAATTGAAGGCCCTGAAGGATCAGGGCGTCAAGGTGATGACGCGCACGACGGCGATTGCCTATTACCACCAGAACATGATCGGCCTTTGCGAAAAGCTGACCGACCATCTTGAAACCGTGCCGAAGGATACGCCGCGTGAACGCCTGTGGCGGGTTCGGGCGCGTCAGGTGGTGCTGGCGCAGGGCGCGCTGGAAAAGCCGCTGGTTTTCCACGGCAACGACCGGCCGGGCGTGATGCTCGCAGGCGCGGCCCAGACCTATCTCAACCGTTACGGCGTCAAGGTCGGCAACCGCCCGGTGGTGGCGACGAGCCATGACAGCGCCTGGTATGCCGCTTTCGATCTTCACGGCGCCGGCGCGCGCGTGCAGGCCATTGTCGACACCCGCGCCAAGGTGCGCGAGGAGCTGGTGAACGAGGCGCGTGCGCTCGGTATTCCGGTCAAGCTGTCGCATACGGTCACGGCGACGTCGGGGCGGCTGCGCGTCAAGTCGGTCCGCGTCAATCCGGTGAATGCTTCCACGGTCGCTGCGGGACAGGTTATTGCCTGCGACGCGGTGCTGATGTCGGGCGGCTGGACGCCGTCGCTGCATCTCTTCTCCCACACGCAGGGCAAGCTTGCCTGGGACGACGAGCGGACGACCTTCCTGCCCGCCCTTACAAATGAAGATTGCGTGATTGCGGGCGCCGGACGCGGGCTCTGGGGCATCGGGGCCGCGCTGAAGGACGGTGCGGAGCGGGGTCGCGAAGTTGTCGCAGCCCTCGGCAAGATCACCAGCGTTTCCAGCCATGCGGTGGATCATGATCGTATCGGCAGCGGTGTCTCGCATACCGAGCTTCCGAGTGACCGCGACGCCGGCAAGGCCAAGGCTTTCGTCGATTACCAGAATGATGTGACTGCCAAGGACCTGCGGCTCGCCGTGCGCGAGGGCATGCGCTCCATCGAGCATGTCAAGCGTTATACGACCAATGGCATGGCCACCGATCAGGGCAAGATGTCGAACATCAACGGCCTCAATATCGCGGCGGAAGCGCTTGGCAAACCCCAGCCGCAGGTGGGGCTGACCACCTTCCGCCCGCCTTATACGCCAACGACCTTCGGTGCTTTCGCGGGCTATCACCGCGGCGAGCATTTCGAGGTGACGCGCAAGACACAGATCGACAGCTGGGCTAAGGAGCATGGCGCGGTCTATGAACCTGTCGGGCAATGGCGTCGCGCCTGGTATTTCCCGAAGCCTGGCGAAGACATGGATGCGGCCGTCGGCCGCGAATGCCGGGCGGTGCGCCAGAGCGTCGGCATTTTCGACGCCTCGACGCTCGGCAAGATCGAGGTGGTCGGCCCCGACGCGGTTGAGTTCATGAACCGCATGTATACCAATCCCTGGACGAAGCTCGCCGCCGGCCGTTGCCGTTACGGCCTGCTGCTCGGCGATGACGGCTTCATCCGTGATGATGGCGTTATCGGCCGCATGACCGAGGACCGTTTCCATGTCACCACCACGACAGGCGGTGCCGCCCGCGTGCTGAACATGATGGAGGATTACCTCCAGACCGAATGGCCTGATCTCAATGTCTGGCTGACCTCGACCACCGAGCAATGGTCCACCATTGCGCTGAACGGCCCGAATGCGGCAAAGCTGCTCGCGCCGCTGGTGGAAGGCGTCGAGCTGACGGAAGAGGCCTTCCCGCACATGTCCTGCGTGGAATGCACCGTGGCAGGCATGCCGGCGCGGCTTTTCCGCGTCAGCTTCACCGGCGAGATCGGTTTCGAGGTCAATGTGCCAGCACCTCTCGGCCGCAAGCTCTGGGAAATCCTGTGGGAGGCTGGCCAGCAATACGACATCACCGCCTATGGCACGGAAACCATGCATGTGCTGCGCGCCGAAAAGGGTTACATCATCGTTGGTCAGGATACTGACGGCACGGTGACGCCCTATGACGCCGCGATGGGCTGGGCCGTGGGCAAGAACAAGCCCGATTTCGTCGGCAAGCGCGGCCTTGCCCGCCCCGATCTCGTCGCCAAGGGCCGCCGCCACCTCGTCGGTCTTCTGACGGAAGACCGCTCGAAGCTGGAAGAGGGCGCGCAGATCGTCTTTGATGCGAAACAGCCGGTCCCGATGAAGATGGTGGGGCATGTAACCTCCTCCTATCATTCGGATGCGGCCGGCCAGCCGATTGCGCTGGCGCTGGTGGAAGGTGGGCACGAGCGTATGGGCGAGACCGTCTATATTCCCATGCTGGACCGTACCATTGCCGCGAAAATCACCGGGATGGTCTTTGTCGATCCTGAAAACACCCGCCTGAAAATCTGACCCGGAGATGACAATGAACATGCGCGTTTCCTCCCCCGTTCCCGGCACGCTGGCCGAGAGCAAAGCAGCCCGGGTCAGCATCTTGGCCGCGCAGGCGCGGCTGTCGCTGCGCGCGCGCGGCGATCTGGCGCCGCTCAGTGCCGCCCTTGGCCTGAGCTTGCCCGACCGGATCGGCACCCGCGCCGCTTCAGGTGAAACCGAGACCCTGCGACTGGGCCCGGATGAATGGACCATCCTTGCGCCGATTAGCGAAATCGACCGGCTGGTCGCCGCCTGCGCGGGCGTTTATGCCAGCAATCCACACAGTCTCGTTGATATTTCCGGGCGCGAAGTCACGCTGCTGATCGAGGGTCCGCAGGCCGCCGAATTGCTGACGCTGGGCTGTGCCCGCGATATCGAGACGATTGCCGTCGGCGAGGGACGCCGGACGATTTTCGACGGTGTGACCGTGGTGCTGTGGCGTGATGCGGAGAACCGTTTCCGCATGGATGTCTGGAACAGCTTCGTATCGCATCTTGGCCATTTGCTTGAAACCGGCTGCAAGGAACTTGCGGCCGACATCGTCTGATCTTGGAGGAGAAAACCATGCTCAACCGCCTGTCACACAATACCGTTTCGGACACGGTGATCGCTGATGCCATCGCCGAGGAACTCGACCGCCAGAAGACGCAGATCGAGTTGATCGCCTCGGAAAACATCGTTTCCGCCGATGTTCTGGCGGCACAGGGCTCGGTGCTGACCAACAAATATGCCGAGGGTTACCCCGGCAAGCGTTATTATGGCGGCTGCGAATTTGTCGACAAGGTCGAGGCGGTCGCCATCGAGCGGCTGAAGCAGCTTTTCGGCGCGGAATTCGCCAATGTGCAGCCGCACTCCGGCGCGCAGGCCAACCAGGCGGTGTTTCTGGCGCTGCTGCAGCCGGGCGACCGCATCATGGGCCTCTCGCTTGCCCATGGCGGCCACCTGACCCACGGTTCGCCGGTGACGATGTCGGGCAAGTGGTTCGATGTCGTTTCTTATGAGGTTGATGCCGAGACGCATCTGATCGACATGGAAAAGGTGCGGGAAAAGGCGCTGGAAACGAAGCCGAAGCTGATCGTGGCCGGCGCATCTGCCTATCCGCGCCAGATCGATTTTGCCGGCTTCCGCGAGATCGCCGATGAAGTCGGCGCCTATCTGATGGTCGATATGGCCCATTATGCCGGCCTGATCGCCGGCGGCAAATATCCGAACCCGGTGCCGCATGCGCATGTCGTCACCTCGACAACCCACAAGACATTGCGCGGCCCGCGGGGCGGCGTGATCCTGACCAATGACGCCGATCTCGCCAAGAAGCTGAACTCGGCCGTCTTCCCCGGTAATCAGGGCGGCCCGCTGATGCATGTCATCGCCGCCAAGGCCGTGGCTTTCGGTGAGGCGCTGCGCCCGGAATTTTCCGATTACGCCGGTCAGGTCATCGCGAATGCACAGGCGCTGGCAAAGGTGTTGACAGATGGTGGTCTCGGTATCGTCTCGGGCGGAACCGACAGCCATATGGTGCTGGTCGATCTGCGCCCGAAGGGCGTCACGGGCAAGATTGCCGAAATCGCGCTGGAACGGGCGGGACTTACCTGCAACAAGAACTCCATTCCTAATGACCCGGAAAAGCCGTTCGTCACCTCGGGCATCCGGCTCGGCAGCTCGGCCGGCACCACGCGCGGTTTCGGCGTGGCCGAGTTCGAAAAGATCGGCGTGCTGATCCTGCGTGTCATCGACGCGCTGGCGGCGAATGCCGAGGGCGACATCGCGGTAGAGGCCGAGGTGCGGGGAGAGGTTGCCGCGCTTTGCGAGGCGTTCCCGATCTACGTCTCGTAAATCACTCTGCCGGTCCTGGATATATTCGGGACCGGCATCCAAGATCGCAGCCGGGCGGTTGATGGACGATCAATCCGTGCGTTCATCAGTCAGGGGAGCAGGATTTGAACACCTATATCATGAAAGTCTCATGCCCGGCCCGCAGCGGCATCGTCGCCGCCGTCTCCGGTTATCTCGCCAAGTCCGGCTGCAATATCAACGACAGTTCGCAATTCACCGATCAGGAGACCGGCCGGTTTTTCATGCGGCTGAGCTTTGTTTCCGAGCAGGGATCGGGACGGGAAGCGCTGCTGGACGGGTTCGGTCCTGTCGCGGCCGATTTCGATATGGATTATGACATTCACGATCTTTCGCAAAAAAAGAAGGTCGTGATCATGGTCTCGCGCTTTGGCCATTGCCTGAACGATCTGCTTTATCGCTCCCGCATCGGCGCGCTGCCGGTAGAGATCGTCGCGGTGATCTCCAATCACCTCGATTACCAGAAGCAGGTGGTGAACGAGGATATTCCTTTCCATCACATCCGTGTCACGCCGGAAACCAAGCCCGAGGCGGAAGGGGCGATCCTGCAGGTGGTGCGGGATACGGGCGCCGAACTCGTGGTGCTGGCGCGCTACATGCAGGTTTTGTCGGACCGGCTGTGTCAGGAGATGTCGGGTCGCATCATCAATATCCATCACTCCTTCCTGCCGTCTTTCAAGGGTGCCAACCCTTACAAGCAGGCCTATGAACGCGGGGTGAGACTGATCGGCGCGACCGCCCATTATGTCACCGCCGATCTCGATGAAGGGCCGATCATCGAGCAGGATACGATCCGCGTCACCCATGCCCAGAGCGCGATGGATTATGTGAGCCTGGGACGCGATGTGGAAAGCCAGGTTCTGGCGCGCGCCATCCACGCTCATATTCATCAGCGGGTCTTCCTGAACGGAAACAGGACAGTCGTCTTCCCCGCATCACCCGGGGAACATGTATCCGAGCGAATGGGCTGATCCCGCAGTCTCAGCCCATTCAATTCCGGTTTGTCTGAAGAGGTTATTCTTATTCCGCAGGCTGCTGTACGGCAGGTGCCGAGCCCGAATCCCGTGTTTCTCCCGACAGGCTACGCTGACCGAGCCCGATGATGGCGACTGTGGTCAGGCTCGCGACAACCGATACCCAGAAACCGTTATCCGCGCCGAAATTGTCGATCACCCAGCCGGAGATGAAAGCGCCGAACGCCATGCCGATGCCAATGCCGGTCATGACCCAGGTGACACCCTCCGTCAGCATCGATTCCGGCACGCGGCGCTCGATCAGGCCGAATGAGGTGATGAAGACGGGGGAGATTGCCACGCCGCTTAGGAAGACGGCAAAGGCGAGCAGGGCAACGCTGGTATTGGCGACGAGGAGCGGCAGCGCGGTGAGCGCAAGCACGCTGACGGCAATCAGCAATTGGCGCTGCAGCGGCATTTTCGGATTGATCGCACCGAGAATGAGGCCGACCACGAAGGAGCCGATGGCATAAACGCCGATGACGAGGCTGGCGGCTTCCGGCTGGCCAAGCTCCTTGGTGATCGCGACGGCGCTCACCTCGGCCGTGGCGAAAGTCGAGCCGACGAAGATCAGGGCGAGCGTGATGATCTGGACCGGGCGCAGGAATATGGCCGAACGCTGCCGGTGTCCGCTTTCCACCGGCCGCACTTTCGGTTCGGTCGCGCGTTGCAGCAGGAAGGCAAAGGTGCCGAGCGCCAGGAAGGTGGTGCTGATCATCATGCCGGCTTCCGGAAAGAGCGAAACCGCAAGGCCGACGGATAGCGATGCACCGGCGATATAAACAAGCTCGTCTGCGGCGGATTCAAAGGCGAAGGCCGTATTGAGTTCCGGCCGGTCGCGGAAGATTTCCGTCCAGCGGGCGCGCATCATCGCGGGAATGCTCGGCATGGCGGCGGCAAGGAACGCGGACAGGAACAATGTCCAGGCCGGCCATCTCTGATTTGTCGCGATGATCAGCGCCGCAAAGGCGATGACCGAGACGATGGTGGCGGGGATGAGGATGCGGCTTTGCCCCTTGCGATCCACCAGCCGGGAGATTTGTGGTGCCGCAGCGGCATTGGTCAAGGCGAAGGTGGCCGAAACGGCGCCGGCCAGCCAATATTCCCCGTGGGTCTGCGACAGCATGGCGACGATACCGATCGGGGCCATGGCGATGGGAAGGCGGGCGAAGAAACCCGCAGCGGAAAAGCCTTTTGCACCTGGAGCGCGGAAAATTTCTCTGTATGGATTAGACATCGGAGTGCACCTTGTTCAACGGGTGTCCACCACATACATACGTGGCGTATGTAAATGAGATAATTGCATACGGAGCATATGTCAACTAATATACGCTTCGTATGTGAAGATTGGAGAAAAGAGTGCGCAAACCTCGCAGTGAAATGATTGCCGAGACGCGGGCGAAGCTTCTGGCTGCCGGCCGTAAGGCTTTTGGCAGCGTCGGTTATGCGGAAGCCTCGATGGACGACTTCACCGCCGGGGCAGGTCTCACGCGCGGCGCGCTCTATCACCATTTTGGCGATAAAAAGGGCCTGCTGATGGCCGTTGTGGCCGAGATCGACGCGGAGATGACAAAGAGGCTTTGCGACATTTCGTCTAGTGCTGAGACCCCGTGGGAGGGTTTTGTCGAAGAGAATGTCGGTTATGTACGCATGGCTCTTGAACCGGAAATCCAGCGGATCATGTTTCGCGACGGGCCGGCGGTGCTCGGCGATCCATCCCGCTGGCCAAATGCCAATGGCTGCATCTCGGCCGTTGCGCGCAGCCTCAGCGCGCTGAAGGAAGAGGGCACAATCGGCGACATCGATCCGGAGGCATGTGCCCGCTTCATCAATGCGGCGAGCAGTAGCGCCGCCCAGTGGATCGCAAATTCCGACGACCCCGAAACGACCTCGAAACGCGCGGTGAAGAGTTTCCGGACTTTTCTGGAGGGACTGCGGATCAAAGGCTGATCCTAGGTACGAGGCCTCCGAATTCCTGCAACGCACAATATGGCTGGCTGCAAGTCATGCAACTGTCATCTGGCGGGTCTAGGACAGGACGTGGTTTTCACACGTCTTGAGAGGGGAATATGCGCAAAATCGTTGCTGCTTTGGTCGCCACGACCGTTCTTGCCGGCGCCGTTCAGGCTGCCGAGGTTTATCCGCTTGATCGTGCTACGATCCTGACCGGTTCGCCGTTCGATTTCAAAGTCGAGTTCGCTTCCGTCGTGAAGCCGGAAGACATCAAGATCACCGTCAATGGCCAGGATTACAAGGCTGCTCTCGGCAAGGACGCGGAATTCGTCGCCGAGGAAAAAAACAAGGACAAGGTGCTGGGTTCGGCCGTTATCCTGCGTGGCGTGACGCTCACCAATGCCGGTGACTACAAGGTCGAAGTTTCGGCCGGTGCCGAAACCAAGAACGTCACCTGGACCGTTTATGGCACGCCTGCCCAGGCGAAGGCCAAGAACGTCATCTTCCTGATTGCCGACGGCCTGTCCGTTGCCCATCGCACCGCCGCCCGCATCATGTCCAAGGGCATGACCGAGGGCAAGGCCAATGGCCGTCTCAACATGGACGACGTGCCGCCGGTCGCTTTCGTCGGCACCTCCGCCACTGACGCCGTCGCCACCGACAGCGCCAACACCATGTCGGCCTACATGACCGGTCACAAGACCGCCGTGAACGCCATCGGCGTTTATGCCGACCGCACCCCGGCCTCGCTCGACGATCCGAAGGTGGAAACGCTGGCCGAAGCGCTGCGCCGCCAGACCAAGAAGTCGATCGGCATCATTTCCACCGCCGAAGTGCAAGATGCGACACCGGCTGCTGTCGTTGCCCACACCCGCAAGCGCGGCGACAAGGCCGAAATCAATGGCATGCTGTTCGACGTGAAGCCGGATGTTCTTTTCGGCGGCGGTTCCGCTTATTTCCTGCCGCAGGCCACGGCGGGTTCCAAGCGCAAGGACGACAAGGATTATATCGCCATGTTCAAGGAAGCTGGCTACACGCTGGCGACCAGCAAAACGGAACTCGCCGCTGCTTCCGGCACCAATACCGGCAAGATCCTCGGCCTGTTCCACACCGGCAACATGGATACCACGCTTGACCGCGAATTCCTGAAAAAGGGCACCACGGCCAAGTTCCCGGATCAGCCCGGTCTCGTTGAAATGACCAAGGTCGCGCTCGACAATCTGTCGAAGAACCCGGAAGGTTTCTTCCTGATGGTTGAAGCGGCCAATGTCGACAAGATGTCCCACCCGCTCGACTGGGATCGCGCCGTTGTCGATACGATCGAATTCGACAAGACCATCGGCATCGCCCGCGAATTTGCGGCGAAGAACCCCGATACGCTGATCATCGTCACCGGCGACCACACGCATGGCGTTTCCATCATCGGCACCGTTGATGACAACAAGCCCGGCACCGACATGCGCGAAAAAGTGGGCACCTATGCCGAAGCCGGTTTCCCGAACTACGAAGACAAGGACGGCGATGGCTATCCTGATAGTGTCGACGTTTCCCGTCGTCTGTTCCTGAACGCCAATAACGGTCCGGACCACTACGAAACCTTCCGTCCGAAGCTCGATGGCCCGTTCACGCCCGCCGTCCAGAACGAAAAGAAGGAATATATCGCCAACGAGCAGTACAAGGATGTTCCCGGCGCCGTGTTCGTCACCGGCATCATCCCGAAGAGCTCGGACAGCGGCGTCCACGCCGTTGACGACGTCGTGCTGCAGGCCGAAGGCCCCGGTGCCGAAGGCTTCCGTGGCTATATGGAACAGAGCGATGTCTACAAGGGTCTTGCCGAGGCCTTCGCACTCGGCGCGAAGCAGACCAACTAAGATATGAACCGGGCAAGGGCGCACCCCCATGGTGTGCCCTTGCCGTCACTTGCGGTTTTGCATTGCCGGTCCCGGCGGTTGGCGATGAAAGACCTTTCAAACAGGAGAATGGTCATGGGCAAGCTTGATCAGGCGCGGTTTAACCGCCGCCAGACATTGGGTCTCATCGCCGGTCTGCCGCTGCTGGCCGCCGGCACGCGCGCGCAGGCGACAAGCGACCTCACCTTTGACGAACTCTACGGCAAGGTCAGCGTCCTCGGGCTGGAATTTTCGGAAAAGGTCAAGGAGCTGAAGGGCAAGGAAATCGCCATACGCGGTTTCATGGCGCCGCCGCTGAAGGCCGAAGCGCAGTTTTTCGTGCTGACCGAAATACCCATGTCGATCTGCCCGTTCTGCTCCACGGATGCCGACTGGCCGGACAATATCGTCGTCGTTTATCTCGGCGAGAAACAGACCTTTACCCAGCCCGGCCAGACGATCGAAGTGCGCGGCACGCTGGAAACGGGCTCATGGACCGATCCCGAGACCGGTTTCGTTAGCCTGCTGCGCATTCGCCAGGCAGAATACGCGGTGGTTTGAGACCATGCTGTCCCTGAAAATAGATCATCTTGCCGTGTCCTTTCCGGGGCTTGCTGCGCCGGTCCTCGTTCTCGACCATCTGCACATCGCCGCCGGCAGCCGCGTTGCGCTAACGGGCGGCTCCGGCTCGGGAAAGAGCACCCTTATCAACATCATCGCCGGTCTTGAGCGCGTGCAGACCGGCAGTGTCGTCTGGGGCGGGCAGAATATCGCTGACTTGTCGGAGGGTCGCCGCGACAGCTGGCGGGCCGCCAATATCGGCCTTGTCATGCAGGAGTTTCATCTCTTTCCCGGCCTGTCCGCGCTGGATAATATCCTGCTGCCCGCCCGCCTGTCGCGTGTGGCGGATGCGGACCTGATGAAGCGCGCCGAATCCCTGTTTGCGACCGTCGGCCTCAAACGCGCCGGGCAGCACGTCGAAACCATGTCGCGGGGTGAAATGCAGCGTGTCGCCATTGCGCGGGCCTTGCTGCGCAGCCCCGGCGTCATCATCGCCGACGAACCGACCGCAAGCCTCGATCTCGAAAGCGGCGAGGCCGTCGGGAACTTGCTGCTTTCTGTTGCGGCTAGCACCCACAGCACGCTGATCGTCGCCAGCCACGACCAGCATCTGATCGGCCGTCTAGACCGGGGTCTGACCCTCAGCGGCGGCCGTATCGTCGCCGATACGGACCAGAAGGAGATCGCGGCATGATCGGCTTCATCCTCGCCGACCTGCGTCGCCTGTGGCTGGGCGGGGCCGTTGTGGTTCTGCTTGTTGCGCTGGCCACCGCGCTTGGTGTGGCGGTCACGCTGCAGGAACGGTCGCTGCGCCTCGGCAGTGCCCGCGCCGCCGATAAATTCGATCTCGTCATCGGCGCGGCCGGCAGCGAAACCCAGCTGGTCCTCTCATCCATCTTCCTGCAGGCAGCGCCATTGCCGCTCGTGGATGGTGCCGTTCTCACCCGGCTTGCCGCCGATCCGCGCGTTGCCTGGGCCGCGCCGGTCGGGTTTGGCGATTCTTTCGCCGGTTACCCCATTGTTGGCACGACGACGAGCCTCGTCAGCAATACGACGTCGGGTTTTGCCGAGGGCAAAATCTTCGTGCTGGAAGGTGAGGCCGTGCTTGGGGCCGCCGTCAATCTCTCCATTGGTGCCGAGATCAAGCCGATGCATGGCAGTGCCGAGACCGGCGGCCACACCCATACCGAGATCGCCTATACGGTTGTCGGCAGGTTGCAGCCAACAGGCACGCCCTGGGATCGCGCCATTCTCGTGCCGATCCAGGCCGTCTGGCACGTTCATGGCCTCGGTGTGGATCATGGTCATGAGCACGGACATGGTGAGGGCGATGCGGATGCACATGCCGGCGAAAACCAACACGGGGGCGGTCACGATCACGCTCATGAAGATGGTGAGCATCATGGCGGTATCGATCTTGATGCGCCGATCGTCGAGAATTTTGGCGACGGCCTGCCCGGCCTGCCGGCCATTCTCGTCAAGCCGAAGACGATTGCCGATGCCTATCGCCTGCGACAGGAGTATCGCAGCGGCAATACGCTCGGCGTATTTCCGGGCGAGGTGCTGACCGGCCTTTATGCGACGCTTGGCGACGCCAAGGCGGTGCTGAGCGCAGTTGCCGCCGGTTCGCAAGGGCTGGTGGCGGCGGCGCTGATGCTGGTAACGGTCATCCATGTCGGGCAAAGGCGTCGACAGATCGGCGCGTTGCGGGCATTCGGTGCGCCCCGTGGCTCGGTCTTCGCCATCGTCTGGCTGGAGCTCTTCTTTCTGGTGGCGCTTGGCGTCGGCATCGGTTTTCTGCTGGGATTGGGTGCTGCCCATATTGGGGCGCAGCTCTTCACCGCAAAAAGCGGTGTGATCCTCCCTGTTGGCTTCACCGGAGAGGATCTGCGTCTTGCGTTCTTCCTGCTGGGCTTTGCCGCTATTCTTGCGGCAATACCGGCACTGCTCGCCTATCGCCAGTCGCCCGCCGCCGCGCTGCGGGCCTAAGACAACGATACTGGCGTGTTTTAATGCCACAAGCAGATCGCGTTACGTGCACAATTGCTGCCGATGCCGAGCGATTTCCGGGCGGGGAGTTCCAGGGGGGGCGGCCGGCAAGCCCTGTGGGATGTAATGTCGTACCGTATCGGCGGACGAATCATGCCCTCTGTCCCGGTCCCGAAAGGCTACGGCATCCCGCCAGTGATGAGAAATCGCAGGCGTCTCGATACAGTTTTTCCTTCGCGAAGAAAAACCCGCCGATCCGGCGGATTTCTATTTACTTTTGCCGAAGTTGCACGCCATCACGCTTACTGAATTCGCTGCCAGGCGTATCGCAAACCATGGAGGATGAGATGAAGGCACTGGTGCTGGAAGAAAAAGGCAAGCTCTCGCTCAGGGATTTTGATATTCCGGGTGGAGCAGGATCGGGAGAACTCGGACCGAAGGATGTGCGCATCCGCACCCATACGGTCGGCATCTGCGGCTCCGATGTCCATTATTATACCCATGGCAAGATCGGCCACTTCGTCGTCAACGCACCCATGGTACTGGGCCACGAAGCGTCCGGTACGGTGATCGAAACCGGTTCCGACGTTACCCATCTGAAGGCCGGCGACCGCGTTTGCATGGAGCCAGGTATTCCCGATCCCACATCTCGGGCCTCGAAGCTTGGCATCTATAATGTCGATCCCGCTGTCCGATTCTGGGCGACGCCCCCGATCCATGGCTGCCTGACGCCTGAGATCGTTCACCCCGCCGCCTTCACCTACAAGCTGCCAGACAATGTGTCCTTTGCCGAAGGCGCGATGGTCGAACCCTTTGCCATCGGCATGCAGGCAGCGCTGCGGGCACGCATTCAGCCAGGTGATATCGCCGTTGTCACGGGCGCAGGTCCGATCGGCATGATGGTGGCGCTGGCAGCACTTGCCGGCGGTTGCGCCAAGGTAATCGTTGCCGACCTCGCTCAACCGAAGCTTGATATCATCGCCGCCTATGACGGCATCGAGACCGTCAACATCCGCGAGCGCAACCTTGCCGAAGCAGTTTCGGCCGCCACGGATGGCTGGGGCTGCGATATCGTCTTCGAATGCTCAGGCGCGGCGCCCGCCGTG
The DNA window shown above is from Agrobacterium tumefaciens and carries:
- a CDS encoding NAD(P)-dependent alcohol dehydrogenase gives rise to the protein MKALVLEEKGKLSLRDFDIPGGAGSGELGPKDVRIRTHTVGICGSDVHYYTHGKIGHFVVNAPMVLGHEASGTVIETGSDVTHLKAGDRVCMEPGIPDPTSRASKLGIYNVDPAVRFWATPPIHGCLTPEIVHPAAFTYKLPDNVSFAEGAMVEPFAIGMQAALRARIQPGDIAVVTGAGPIGMMVALAALAGGCAKVIVADLAQPKLDIIAAYDGIETVNIRERNLAEAVSAATDGWGCDIVFECSGAAPAVLGMAKLARPGGAIVLVGMPVDPVPVDIVGLQAKELRVETVFRYANVYDRAVALIASGKVDLKPLISATIPFEDSIAGFDRAVEARETDVKLQIVMPQ
- a CDS encoding ABC transporter ATP-binding protein, whose protein sequence is MLSLKIDHLAVSFPGLAAPVLVLDHLHIAAGSRVALTGGSGSGKSTLINIIAGLERVQTGSVVWGGQNIADLSEGRRDSWRAANIGLVMQEFHLFPGLSALDNILLPARLSRVADADLMKRAESLFATVGLKRAGQHVETMSRGEMQRVAIARALLRSPGVIIADEPTASLDLESGEAVGNLLLSVAASTHSTLIVASHDQHLIGRLDRGLTLSGGRIVADTDQKEIAA
- a CDS encoding FtsX-like permease family protein; amino-acid sequence: MIGFILADLRRLWLGGAVVVLLVALATALGVAVTLQERSLRLGSARAADKFDLVIGAAGSETQLVLSSIFLQAAPLPLVDGAVLTRLAADPRVAWAAPVGFGDSFAGYPIVGTTTSLVSNTTSGFAEGKIFVLEGEAVLGAAVNLSIGAEIKPMHGSAETGGHTHTEIAYTVVGRLQPTGTPWDRAILVPIQAVWHVHGLGVDHGHEHGHGEGDADAHAGENQHGGGHDHAHEDGEHHGGIDLDAPIVENFGDGLPGLPAILVKPKTIADAYRLRQEYRSGNTLGVFPGEVLTGLYATLGDAKAVLSAVAAGSQGLVAAALMLVTVIHVGQRRRQIGALRAFGAPRGSVFAIVWLELFFLVALGVGIGFLLGLGAAHIGAQLFTAKSGVILPVGFTGEDLRLAFFLLGFAAILAAIPALLAYRQSPAAALRA
- a CDS encoding alkaline phosphatase, which codes for MRKIVAALVATTVLAGAVQAAEVYPLDRATILTGSPFDFKVEFASVVKPEDIKITVNGQDYKAALGKDAEFVAEEKNKDKVLGSAVILRGVTLTNAGDYKVEVSAGAETKNVTWTVYGTPAQAKAKNVIFLIADGLSVAHRTAARIMSKGMTEGKANGRLNMDDVPPVAFVGTSATDAVATDSANTMSAYMTGHKTAVNAIGVYADRTPASLDDPKVETLAEALRRQTKKSIGIISTAEVQDATPAAVVAHTRKRGDKAEINGMLFDVKPDVLFGGGSAYFLPQATAGSKRKDDKDYIAMFKEAGYTLATSKTELAAASGTNTGKILGLFHTGNMDTTLDREFLKKGTTAKFPDQPGLVEMTKVALDNLSKNPEGFFLMVEAANVDKMSHPLDWDRAVVDTIEFDKTIGIAREFAAKNPDTLIIVTGDHTHGVSIIGTVDDNKPGTDMREKVGTYAEAGFPNYEDKDGDGYPDSVDVSRRLFLNANNGPDHYETFRPKLDGPFTPAVQNEKKEYIANEQYKDVPGAVFVTGIIPKSSDSGVHAVDDVVLQAEGPGAEGFRGYMEQSDVYKGLAEAFALGAKQTN